From Lawsonia intracellularis PHE/MN1-00, the proteins below share one genomic window:
- the rpsC gene encoding 30S ribosomal protein S3, whose product MGQKVHPYGFRLGYNKNWQSRWFSKKDYANFIYEDYKIRSYIKKLLYSAGISKMEIERAGGKICLMLSTARPGIVIGRKGVEIEKLRLELRKNFGQEFSLEVTEVRRPEVDAQLVAENIAMQLERRVAFRRAMKRTVSMARKFGAEGIKITCSGRLAGAEIARTEWYRDGRVPLQTLRADIDYGFAEAHTTYGIIGVKVWIYKGEVLDKEVEK is encoded by the coding sequence ATGGGACAAAAAGTACATCCATATGGATTTAGGCTTGGGTATAATAAAAATTGGCAGTCTCGTTGGTTTAGCAAAAAAGATTATGCAAATTTTATATATGAAGATTACAAAATTCGTAGTTATATAAAAAAATTATTATATAGTGCTGGTATCTCTAAAATGGAGATTGAGCGTGCAGGTGGAAAGATATGTTTAATGTTATCTACTGCACGTCCAGGTATAGTTATTGGTCGTAAGGGAGTTGAAATTGAAAAGCTTCGTCTAGAATTACGCAAAAATTTTGGACAAGAATTTTCTCTTGAGGTTACTGAAGTCCGTCGTCCAGAAGTAGATGCACAACTTGTAGCTGAGAATATTGCTATGCAACTTGAGCGTCGTGTAGCTTTTCGTCGAGCAATGAAAAGAACTGTTAGTATGGCTCGTAAGTTTGGTGCAGAGGGAATAAAAATAACTTGTTCTGGCCGACTGGCTGGTGCTGAAATTGCTCGTACAGAATGGTATCGTGATGGACGTGTACCCTTACAAACACTACGTGCAGATATTGATTATGGTTTTGCTGAGGCACATACAACATATGGTATTATTGGAGTCAAGGTATGGATTTATAAGGGTGAAGTCCTTGATAAAGAGGTTGAAAAATAA
- a CDS encoding hemolysin family protein: MIILLGTVFLIVLISALCSMMEAAIYSIPITYIEHLREQGSKKGEKLYYLHSNIDQPITAVLILNTIANTAGAALAGAIATTTLHESTMPFFAAILTLLILAFGEIIPKTLGVAYSKRIAIILLNPLCILIVTLKPLIMLSSYLTRLVSPRKRPTVTEDDIRALTSLSRESGRIKPYEEHVIKNILSLDLKYAHEIMTPRTMVFSLHENLTVSEAYSNPKIWNYSRIPTYGENNEDITGIIQRYEIGRYMTNGETEKKLLEIMQPAKFVLESQTVDHLLLAFLEERQHLFIVLDEYGGLSGVVSLEDVLETMLGREIVDESDTTPDLRALAKKRHSALIQNNKNTLLK, from the coding sequence ATGATAATCCTTTTAGGAACTGTTTTTCTTATTGTTCTTATCTCTGCATTATGCTCAATGATGGAAGCTGCTATATACTCTATCCCTATTACTTATATTGAACACCTTCGTGAACAGGGAAGCAAAAAAGGAGAAAAACTTTATTATTTACATAGTAATATTGATCAGCCTATTACAGCCGTATTAATATTGAATACTATAGCAAATACTGCTGGAGCTGCCCTTGCTGGAGCAATTGCTACAACAACACTTCATGAATCTACTATGCCTTTCTTTGCAGCAATCCTCACCTTGCTTATTTTAGCTTTTGGGGAAATTATACCTAAAACACTAGGTGTTGCTTACTCTAAACGTATTGCTATAATTCTCCTTAATCCTCTCTGTATTCTTATAGTTACTTTAAAACCCCTTATTATGCTTTCAAGCTACTTAACACGACTTGTTTCACCTCGAAAACGTCCTACAGTTACAGAAGATGACATCCGTGCACTTACAAGTCTTTCCAGAGAGTCTGGTCGTATTAAGCCATATGAAGAACATGTCATAAAAAATATCCTTAGTCTTGATTTAAAATATGCTCATGAAATTATGACTCCCAGAACTATGGTCTTTTCACTTCATGAAAACCTTACTGTCTCTGAAGCTTATAGCAACCCCAAAATATGGAACTATAGTCGCATCCCTACTTATGGAGAAAATAACGAAGACATTACTGGCATTATCCAACGATATGAAATTGGACGATATATGACCAATGGAGAAACAGAAAAAAAACTTTTAGAAATTATGCAACCAGCAAAATTTGTCCTTGAAAGTCAAACTGTAGATCATTTACTTCTTGCATTTTTAGAAGAAAGACAACATCTTTTTATTGTACTTGATGAGTATGGGGGATTATCTGGTGTTGTTTCCTTAGAAGATGTATTAGAAACTATGCTTGGAAGAGAAATTGTTGATGAAAGTGATACAACACCTGATCTTAGAGCACTTGCAAAAAAAAGACATAGTGCATTAATCCAAAATAATAAAAATACTCTTTTAAAATAA
- a CDS encoding type Z 30S ribosomal protein S14: MSRTSLEVKARRKPKFFVRAYNRCPICGRGRAFMRKFGLCRICVRNMAHRGELPGVRKSSW; this comes from the coding sequence GTGTCACGTACTTCTCTTGAAGTAAAGGCAAGACGTAAACCTAAATTTTTTGTTCGTGCATATAATCGTTGTCCTATATGTGGTAGAGGGCGTGCTTTTATGCGTAAGTTTGGTTTATGTCGTATATGTGTTCGTAATATGGCTCATCGTGGTGAGCTGCCTGGTGTTCGTAAATCAAGCTGGTAA
- the rplB gene encoding 50S ribosomal protein L2, with product MAIRNLKPTSPGCRFQTISDFKEITCSSPEKSLTYGLCKKAGRNNHGHITSRRRGGGAKRLYRLIDFKRDKVGVPAKVAQIEYDPNRTARIALLHYVDGEKRYILAPVGIKQGDIIETGVDADIKPGNSLPMLHIPIGTLIHNIELNPGRGGQLCRSAGAYAQLVAREGKYALLRMPSGEVRKVLASGAATVGQVGNIHHENISLGKAGRNRWLGRRPKVRGVAMNPVDHPLGGGEGRSSGGRHPVSPWGMPTKGYKTRDKKKPSSRLIVKRRGQK from the coding sequence ATGGCTATACGTAATTTAAAGCCAACTTCACCAGGTTGTCGCTTCCAGACTATTTCAGATTTTAAAGAAATTACTTGTTCAAGCCCTGAAAAAAGTCTAACATATGGGCTTTGTAAAAAAGCTGGTCGTAATAATCATGGTCATATAACTAGTCGGCGTCGAGGTGGTGGTGCTAAAAGGTTATATCGTCTTATTGATTTTAAAAGAGATAAGGTAGGAGTTCCAGCAAAAGTAGCACAAATAGAATATGATCCAAACCGTACAGCACGTATAGCATTATTGCATTATGTAGATGGAGAAAAGCGTTACATATTGGCTCCAGTAGGTATTAAGCAGGGTGATATTATAGAAACAGGCGTAGATGCTGATATAAAGCCTGGGAATTCACTTCCAATGCTTCATATTCCTATTGGAACACTAATTCATAATATTGAATTAAATCCTGGTCGTGGAGGACAACTTTGTCGTTCTGCTGGAGCTTATGCTCAGCTGGTGGCTAGAGAGGGTAAGTATGCTTTGTTAAGAATGCCATCAGGTGAGGTCCGTAAGGTTTTAGCCAGTGGGGCAGCAACAGTAGGGCAGGTAGGTAATATTCACCATGAAAATATTTCGTTAGGTAAAGCTGGGCGTAATCGTTGGCTAGGACGTCGTCCTAAAGTTCGTGGAGTTGCAATGAACCCTGTTGATCACCCTCTAGGTGGTGGTGAAGGAAGAAGCTCAGGTGGTCGGCATCCAGTTTCTCCATGGGGGATGCCAACTAAAGGTTACAAAACTCGAGATAAAAAGAAACCTTCTTCACGCTTAATAGTTAAGCGTCGTGGGCAAAAATAG
- the rpsE gene encoding 30S ribosomal protein S5, which yields MEQSELGFIEKVVSLNRVAKVVKGGRRFSFSALVVVGDGKGSVGFGLGKAQEVPEALRKATEQARKAMMKIPLIEGTLPYEILGEFGAGSVMLKPASRGTGIIAGGAVRAIMEAAGVTDVLAKAIGTNNPHNVLRATMAGLSALRSAQLVSNIRGKLLEAPRK from the coding sequence ATGGAACAAAGTGAATTAGGCTTCATTGAAAAAGTTGTTTCTTTAAACCGTGTAGCTAAAGTGGTAAAGGGTGGTCGTCGTTTTAGCTTTAGTGCGCTTGTGGTTGTTGGTGATGGTAAGGGGAGTGTTGGTTTTGGTCTTGGGAAAGCACAAGAAGTTCCTGAAGCATTAAGAAAAGCAACAGAACAAGCACGAAAAGCAATGATGAAAATTCCTCTTATTGAAGGTACTCTTCCATATGAAATACTTGGAGAGTTTGGTGCAGGTAGTGTAATGCTTAAGCCAGCATCTCGTGGTACAGGTATAATTGCTGGGGGTGCAGTTCGAGCTATAATGGAAGCAGCAGGAGTTACAGATGTACTTGCAAAAGCTATTGGTACAAATAACCCTCATAATGTTCTTCGAGCTACAATGGCAGGCTTGTCAGCATTACGTAGTGCACAATTGGTGAGCAATATTCGTGGTAAATTGTTAGAAGCACCAAGGAAATAA
- the rplP gene encoding 50S ribosomal protein L16, producing the protein MLAPKKVKFRKWQKGRLRGPALRGISIAYGDIALKSTEHGKLTSQQIEAARIAMMRHIKRGGKVWIRVFPDHPITAKPLETRQGSGKGSPVGWCAPVKPGRILYEIKGVNIDLAREALIRAAHKLPVKTVIVLKERL; encoded by the coding sequence ATGCTTGCACCTAAAAAAGTAAAATTTCGAAAATGGCAGAAAGGACGTTTGCGTGGTCCAGCATTACGTGGAATTTCTATTGCATATGGCGATATTGCCTTGAAGTCAACTGAGCATGGAAAGTTAACAAGTCAACAAATTGAGGCAGCTCGTATTGCAATGATGCGTCATATAAAGCGTGGAGGAAAAGTTTGGATTAGAGTATTTCCTGATCATCCTATTACAGCAAAGCCACTAGAAACACGTCAAGGTAGTGGTAAGGGTTCTCCAGTAGGTTGGTGTGCACCAGTAAAGCCAGGCCGTATTTTGTATGAAATAAAAGGTGTAAATATTGATCTTGCTAGAGAAGCATTAATTCGTGCAGCACACAAATTACCAGTAAAAACAGTTATTGTTTTAAAAGAGAGGCTGTAG
- the rpmC gene encoding 50S ribosomal protein L29, with the protein MDEASLKLKLAEKREELFKLRFQHAAGQLEKTSSLLVLRRDIARILTILKEKV; encoded by the coding sequence ATGGATGAAGCAAGTTTAAAATTAAAGTTAGCTGAAAAACGTGAAGAGCTTTTTAAATTACGCTTTCAGCATGCTGCAGGTCAACTGGAAAAGACATCATCTCTTTTAGTATTAAGAAGAGATATTGCACGGATTTTGACAATATTGAAGGAAAAGGTATAG
- the rpsJ gene encoding 30S ribosomal protein S10: protein MTTVSSDRIRIKLKAYDYRILDKAVAEIVDTARNTGASIAGPIPLPTNIHKFTVNRSVHVDKKSREQFEMRIHKRLMDILEPTQQTVDALGKLSLPAGVDVEIKL, encoded by the coding sequence ATGACGACAGTAAGCAGTGATCGTATACGTATAAAGTTAAAGGCATACGATTATCGCATTCTTGATAAGGCAGTAGCAGAAATTGTAGATACAGCAAGAAATACAGGTGCAAGTATTGCTGGGCCTATCCCTCTTCCTACCAATATCCATAAATTTACAGTAAATCGTTCTGTTCATGTAGATAAAAAGTCCCGTGAGCAATTTGAGATGAGAATCCATAAGCGTCTTATGGATATTTTAGAACCTACACAGCAAACAGTAGATGCTCTTGGTAAACTTAGTTTGCCTGCTGGTGTAGATGTAGAAATTAAGCTTTAA
- the rplR gene encoding 50S ribosomal protein L18, producing MSIKSKNKLRQHRKIRIRKKIFGTADQPRLVIFRSNLHIYAQLVDDITGSTLLTTSTLSLKDNGINIRANKSGSTLVGKEIARLAIEKQIIKIVFDRNGYLYHGRVKAVADGAREGGLKF from the coding sequence ATGAGTATTAAAAGTAAGAATAAACTTAGACAACATCGTAAAATTCGAATTAGAAAAAAAATTTTTGGTACTGCTGACCAACCAAGACTAGTAATTTTTAGATCTAACTTACACATTTATGCACAACTTGTTGATGATATTACAGGATCTACTCTTTTAACAACTTCAACTCTTTCTTTAAAAGATAATGGAATAAATATTCGTGCTAATAAATCTGGTTCAACATTAGTTGGGAAAGAGATTGCACGTTTAGCAATAGAAAAACAGATTATAAAAATTGTATTTGATCGTAATGGATATTTGTACCATGGTAGGGTAAAGGCAGTAGCAGATGGTGCTCGTGAAGGCGGATTAAAGTTTTAG
- the rplE gene encoding 50S ribosomal protein L5 produces MTRLEKFYQEKVVPALQKEFLYKSIMQVPTIEKISLNIGLGVASQSNKIMEEAISELSLIAGQKAVITRAKKSIASFKLREGMPIGCRVTLRKERMWDFLDKLMNFALPRVRDFRGVSENGFDGHGNFTLGIKEHSIFPELEIDRIENTKGMNITIVTSAVLDSEGKVLLDLLGMPFKK; encoded by the coding sequence ATGACACGACTTGAAAAATTTTATCAAGAAAAAGTAGTTCCAGCTTTACAAAAAGAATTTCTTTATAAGTCTATTATGCAAGTTCCTACAATTGAAAAAATTTCACTCAATATTGGACTTGGTGTTGCTAGTCAAAGCAATAAAATTATGGAAGAGGCAATATCAGAGCTTTCTTTAATTGCTGGTCAAAAAGCTGTTATAACTCGCGCTAAGAAGTCAATTGCATCATTTAAGTTGCGTGAAGGGATGCCGATAGGCTGTAGGGTAACTTTAAGAAAAGAGCGTATGTGGGATTTTCTTGATAAGTTAATGAATTTTGCATTACCTCGAGTCCGAGATTTTCGTGGTGTTTCAGAAAATGGTTTTGATGGTCATGGGAACTTTACACTTGGTATTAAGGAACATTCTATTTTTCCTGAACTGGAGATAGATCGTATTGAAAACACTAAAGGTATGAATATTACTATAGTTACTAGTGCTGTATTAGACAGTGAAGGTAAAGTTCTATTAGATTTATTAGGAATGCCTTTTAAAAAATAA
- a CDS encoding cytochrome c maturation protein CcmE, whose protein sequence is MDKKTSNTTYVYIIALLLFIVGIGYLAFIGFYENSVYFLNVKEAIAMPSEKLKSARLFGIVIAEHYTQQHGKTISFQLRDKEYPSNVISVEYTGVIPDTFRTGAEAIVEGSLTPEGIFQAKTLMTKCPSKYEKEEKKS, encoded by the coding sequence ATGGATAAAAAAACTTCTAATACTACTTATGTATATATAATAGCTCTCTTATTATTCATAGTAGGTATTGGCTATCTTGCATTTATAGGATTCTATGAAAATAGTGTATATTTTCTTAATGTAAAAGAAGCCATAGCAATGCCTAGTGAAAAACTTAAGTCTGCAAGACTTTTTGGTATTGTTATAGCAGAACATTATACACAGCAACATGGAAAAACTATTTCTTTCCAATTAAGAGATAAAGAATATCCTTCAAACGTAATATCTGTTGAATATACAGGAGTTATTCCAGACACCTTCAGAACAGGTGCAGAAGCCATTGTAGAAGGTTCACTTACCCCTGAAGGAATCTTTCAAGCAAAAACACTTATGACAAAATGTCCATCTAAATACGAAAAAGAAGAGAAAAAAAGTTAA
- the rplC gene encoding 50S ribosomal protein L3, whose product MSEKIGILGQKLGMTQVFGGNGFAVPVTVVQAGPCPIVQIKTVEKEGYNALQIAFGEGKKKHVSKSMQGHFSKAGLSLYRKIQEVRLKGSLTSYEVGQVLTVGLFSVGDKVKITGKSIGKGFQGAMRRWNFAGSKDSHGCEKVHRAAGSIGNNTFPGHVFKGKKMAGHWGTEKVTVQNLVVVDIRPEDNIILIHGSVPGPKNSFLFISMQ is encoded by the coding sequence ATGTCTGAAAAAATAGGAATTTTGGGTCAAAAGTTAGGAATGACTCAGGTTTTTGGTGGAAATGGATTTGCTGTTCCTGTAACTGTTGTTCAAGCTGGGCCATGTCCTATAGTGCAAATTAAGACAGTAGAAAAAGAGGGGTATAACGCTCTTCAGATTGCCTTTGGTGAAGGGAAAAAGAAACATGTTTCAAAGTCTATGCAGGGGCATTTTTCTAAAGCAGGTTTAAGTCTTTATCGAAAAATACAAGAGGTACGTCTTAAGGGTAGCTTAACAAGTTATGAGGTAGGACAAGTCCTTACAGTAGGATTATTTTCTGTAGGAGATAAAGTAAAAATTACCGGGAAAAGTATTGGTAAAGGCTTTCAAGGGGCTATGCGTCGTTGGAACTTTGCTGGCTCTAAAGATAGTCATGGTTGTGAAAAAGTCCATCGTGCAGCTGGCTCTATAGGTAATAATACATTCCCTGGACATGTCTTTAAAGGGAAAAAGATGGCTGGCCATTGGGGTACAGAGAAGGTGACAGTTCAAAATCTTGTTGTAGTAGATATTCGGCCAGAGGATAATATTATTCTGATACATGGTTCTGTTCCAGGGCCAAAAAATAGTTTTTTATTTATATCTATGCAATAG
- the rpsH gene encoding 30S ribosomal protein S8 yields MMTDPISDMLTRIRNAQLALHKDVAIPYSKIKYSIANILKEEGYINELTLNNGTITLYFKYYKGKAAIEGLRRISKSGRRVYVSTHDIPSVQNGLGICILSTSIGVIGCNKARCSKVGGELLCEVW; encoded by the coding sequence ATGATGACTGATCCTATTTCGGATATGTTAACACGTATTCGTAATGCACAGTTGGCTCTACATAAAGATGTAGCAATCCCATATTCAAAGATAAAATATTCTATTGCAAATATTCTTAAAGAAGAGGGTTATATTAATGAATTAACTTTGAATAATGGTACTATTACTCTTTACTTCAAATATTATAAAGGCAAAGCTGCTATTGAAGGCTTGAGGCGTATAAGTAAATCTGGAAGAAGAGTTTATGTAAGTACACATGATATTCCTTCTGTACAAAATGGATTAGGTATTTGTATTCTTTCTACATCGATTGGTGTGATTGGCTGTAATAAAGCTCGTTGCTCAAAAGTGGGTGGAGAGCTTTTATGTGAAGTATGGTAG
- the rplN gene encoding 50S ribosomal protein L14, translating into MIQVESTLQVADNSGAKKVACIKVLGGSKRRYATVGDIIVVSVKEAIPHSKVKKGEVLQAVIVRTKKEVRRMDGSYIKFDSNAAVLLSKQGEPVGTRIFGPVARELRARNFMKIISLAPEVL; encoded by the coding sequence ATGATTCAAGTTGAGTCTACACTTCAAGTTGCTGATAATTCAGGGGCTAAAAAGGTTGCATGTATTAAAGTGTTAGGTGGTTCTAAGAGACGTTATGCTACTGTGGGAGATATTATAGTAGTTTCAGTTAAAGAAGCAATTCCACATAGTAAAGTTAAAAAAGGTGAAGTATTACAAGCTGTAATTGTTAGAACTAAAAAGGAAGTTCGTCGGATGGATGGTTCATATATTAAGTTTGATTCTAATGCTGCTGTATTACTTTCTAAGCAAGGAGAGCCAGTAGGAACTCGTATATTTGGTCCTGTAGCACGAGAATTGCGTGCACGAAATTTTATGAAAATTATATCTCTTGCACCTGAAGTTTTATAG
- the rplF gene encoding 50S ribosomal protein L6, which yields MSRIGKLPIMIPAGVEITFGEKNISIKGPKATLVTPKCELLSYEHKEDKIILTCNFDTRESLAQYGLRRTLLANCIEGVTKGFSKTLEVIGVGYRVSVKGNIVELSVGYSHPVHIELPDGITAKAEGQKLTIMGSDKVLVGEMAARIRRIRKPEPYKGKGIKYESEIIRRKAGKSGGKGKK from the coding sequence ATGTCAAGAATTGGAAAGTTACCTATTATGATTCCAGCTGGTGTGGAAATTACATTTGGTGAAAAAAATATTAGTATAAAAGGACCAAAGGCAACTCTTGTTACACCAAAGTGTGAACTCCTTTCTTATGAGCATAAAGAAGATAAAATAATTTTAACTTGTAATTTTGATACACGTGAATCATTAGCACAGTATGGATTACGTCGAACTCTTTTAGCTAATTGTATAGAAGGGGTAACTAAAGGTTTTTCAAAAACACTTGAAGTAATTGGTGTGGGATATCGTGTTTCAGTAAAAGGTAACATAGTTGAATTGTCTGTAGGTTATTCTCATCCTGTACATATTGAACTACCTGATGGTATTACTGCAAAAGCAGAAGGTCAAAAGCTTACAATTATGGGATCTGATAAAGTCCTAGTAGGTGAGATGGCAGCACGGATTCGTCGTATACGTAAACCTGAACCATATAAAGGTAAAGGTATTAAGTATGAAAGTGAAATTATACGTCGAAAAGCTGGTAAGTCAGGTGGCAAGGGGAAAAAGTAG
- the rplD gene encoding 50S ribosomal protein L4, whose translation MAIVTVYNQQKEETGKINLSSKIFEVQVQPEILHLVVRAQLAAKRAGTHSVKTRGHVSGGGAKPWRQKGTGRARAGSNRSPLWRGGGIVFGPQPRDYSFKVNKKIRSLALCMALSSRFAEENLIVIDNIVLPEIKTKHFVGVANILGLHKALIVAPVESTQLLLSMRNVPNVKLLTYDRLNVYDILKYKQLVLLEGAVQHIEARLK comes from the coding sequence ATGGCGATTGTTACAGTTTATAATCAGCAAAAAGAAGAAACTGGTAAAATTAATTTATCTTCTAAAATATTTGAAGTTCAAGTGCAGCCAGAAATTCTCCATCTTGTAGTAAGAGCACAGTTGGCAGCTAAGCGTGCAGGAACTCATTCTGTCAAGACAAGAGGACATGTCTCAGGTGGTGGTGCAAAGCCTTGGCGTCAAAAAGGAACTGGACGTGCACGTGCTGGCTCAAATCGTTCTCCATTATGGAGAGGGGGAGGAATAGTTTTTGGCCCTCAGCCTCGTGATTATAGTTTTAAAGTCAATAAAAAGATTCGTAGCTTAGCGCTATGTATGGCATTATCTTCACGTTTTGCAGAAGAAAATCTTATAGTAATTGATAATATTGTCCTTCCTGAGATAAAAACAAAGCATTTTGTTGGAGTTGCAAATATACTTGGACTTCATAAGGCTCTTATTGTTGCTCCAGTGGAGTCAACACAACTTTTGCTTTCTATGCGTAATGTCCCTAATGTTAAATTGCTTACTTATGATCGCTTAAATGTATATGATATTCTTAAGTATAAACAGCTTGTATTATTAGAGGGTGCTGTTCAACATATTGAGGCTCGTTTAAAATAG
- the rplX gene encoding 50S ribosomal protein L24, with protein sequence MQQIRIHKNDKVMVIAGKDKGKIGKVLKVCHKHNRILVEKVNIVKRHVKPNPYRREHGGIIEKELPIVTSNLMIICSSCTSPTRVHYRYSESGKKLRICKKCNESL encoded by the coding sequence ATGCAACAAATACGCATACATAAAAATGATAAAGTAATGGTTATTGCTGGCAAAGATAAAGGTAAAATTGGCAAGGTTCTTAAAGTTTGTCATAAGCATAATAGAATACTAGTAGAAAAAGTAAACATAGTTAAGCGTCATGTAAAACCAAATCCATATCGTCGTGAACATGGTGGCATAATAGAAAAAGAATTGCCTATAGTTACTTCTAATCTAATGATTATTTGCTCTTCGTGTACATCTCCAACACGCGTACACTATCGTTATTCTGAAAGTGGTAAAAAATTACGTATTTGTAAAAAATGTAATGAGTCACTATAA
- the rplW gene encoding 50S ribosomal protein L23 — protein sequence MHPTQIILRPVITEKVTILRDSVKKVAFFVHPQSNKIEVKKAIELLFNVKVMAINVVNYTPRVRTRNRRKVHVSGCRKAYVTLAPGEKISFFEGL from the coding sequence ATGCATCCTACACAAATTATATTACGTCCTGTTATAACTGAAAAAGTAACTATACTAAGAGACAGTGTAAAAAAAGTTGCATTTTTTGTACATCCTCAATCAAATAAAATTGAGGTTAAAAAAGCTATAGAGTTACTTTTTAATGTTAAAGTTATGGCTATAAATGTAGTTAATTATACTCCTCGGGTACGCACACGTAATCGTCGTAAGGTACATGTTTCTGGGTGTCGAAAGGCATATGTGACTCTTGCCCCAGGAGAGAAGATTTCATTTTTTGAAGGATTATAA
- the rpsS gene encoding 30S ribosomal protein S19: protein MPRSLKKGPFVDKDLMKKVDAAIANNDRRVLKTWSRRSTILPEMVGLTFAVHNGKKFLPVFITENMVGHKLGEFSPTRTFYGHAGDKKTKAKK, encoded by the coding sequence ATGCCTAGATCTTTGAAAAAAGGCCCTTTTGTGGATAAAGATCTTATGAAGAAAGTTGATGCCGCAATAGCTAATAATGACAGACGAGTTTTGAAGACTTGGTCTCGTAGATCAACAATTTTACCTGAGATGGTAGGATTAACGTTTGCTGTTCATAACGGTAAAAAATTTCTTCCTGTTTTTATAACTGAGAATATGGTTGGCCATAAGCTTGGAGAATTTTCTCCTACACGTACTTTTTATGGTCATGCTGGTGATAAAAAGACAAAGGCAAAAAAGTAG
- the rpsQ gene encoding 30S ribosomal protein S17 — protein MPQIIAKCNGRVLVGTVISDKNDKTIIVHVETLVKHPLLKKFIRHRKKFTAHDPLNECSIGDTVKIIEFRPLSRNKRWHLVAILEKAV, from the coding sequence ATGCCTCAGATAATAGCAAAATGTAATGGTCGTGTGCTTGTTGGTACGGTGATTAGCGACAAAAATGATAAAACTATTATTGTGCATGTTGAAACACTTGTGAAGCATCCTTTACTTAAAAAATTTATTCGACATAGAAAAAAGTTTACTGCTCATGATCCATTAAATGAATGTAGTATTGGTGATACAGTAAAAATAATAGAGTTTCGTCCATTAAGCCGGAATAAACGTTGGCATCTTGTGGCAATACTTGAAAAGGCTGTTTAA
- the rpmD gene encoding 50S ribosomal protein L30 — MSYIRIKLKRSRINCTPIQRKVLDALGLRRREMVKTFTDSASIQGMIIKVSHLVEVSNL, encoded by the coding sequence ATGTCTTATATTAGAATAAAGTTGAAAAGAAGTCGCATCAACTGTACTCCTATTCAGCGTAAAGTTTTGGATGCACTTGGGCTTCGTCGTCGTGAAATGGTAAAAACTTTTACAGATAGTGCTTCTATTCAAGGTATGATTATTAAGGTATCACATTTAGTTGAGGTAAGTAATTTATGA
- the rplV gene encoding 50S ribosomal protein L22, which produces MESKACAKFIRVSPRKARLIASNVKGKTVELAMNILKFTPNKSAGIILGVMRSALANAEHNAKLDVDTLIVKEVIVNEGPTWKRFMPRAQGRATHIRKRSSHISVVLSEGQE; this is translated from the coding sequence ATGGAGTCAAAAGCATGTGCTAAATTTATACGTGTTTCACCTAGGAAGGCAAGGCTTATTGCTTCTAATGTTAAAGGAAAAACTGTTGAGTTAGCAATGAATATATTGAAATTTACTCCTAACAAGTCAGCAGGTATTATTTTAGGTGTAATGCGTTCTGCGCTTGCAAATGCAGAGCATAATGCAAAGCTAGATGTAGATACTTTGATTGTTAAAGAAGTAATAGTGAATGAAGGACCTACATGGAAGCGTTTTATGCCACGTGCACAAGGTCGTGCTACTCATATTCGTAAAAGAAGTAGCCATATTTCAGTGGTATTATCAGAGGGGCAGGAATAA